GATGTGGGGGCAGTCCCAACAGTTCACCATGCACTGACTGTCCTTAAAAGTGCTTTCCTTCCTTATTCTGTGCTTTGTAATCTTTTGGGCACAGCATGGTTAGATATTCGATGAAGGTTCATACTTCACTCTGCACGTACTTTTGTcaaaaaagcttttattgcaATGCAAAATATCCTCTGTATATGACATCTTTCTTCCCCCCGACCCCCTTAAATTTAATGAGTAATCCTTTCTGAGTTTTTACATTGTGTTTCTTGAGTGtatgtatgaatatatatacatatctatatatctatCAATCTATAGATATTATATTAATACAATCATATATAAATCTGGACCTatatcattttatatatatacacatagcACTAGATATGTGTGCGTGTGCATATACATACGTTACATACACACCGTATgcacatatatgcacacacatacatactgTATTATCATAAACATCTGTTGGTTGTCAAGGAacttttctttaacaaaataGGTTCCATCAGTGGATTTTACTTCTGTAGTGCAATTTTACAGGAAGTTAACATTTCCACATTcaatataaaagaaacaatGTACATTTGAAAACGTGCCATaggatttttaatgaaaaaattagAAAAGTGCATTATTTTACAACACTACAGtaaatgattctttttttttcttttttttctctgtaaagacATTGTAAAATATATACAGGGTTGCTTAGTGCATTCATtacaaaagaaagatgcaatCCCTTGCATAAATTACATATTGTACAGGGGTTCGCTGTCTACTTGGACTTGTAAACATTTGTGTGatacagttttcattctttatgtAAGCTGCAATACATCTTATTTTCGTCTCACTTTTGTTGCATTCTAACTCCAGTACGGCATTCTAAGGCCATGCGTGAAGGCATCCTCTCCCATTATGGAGAAggccagaaaaaagaaatgaaaaacacaaaagagtTTTTAATTTGGTTCTCTGTCATCAAGTTATCACTGATTTCACAAATCACATCTTGATGCTTATGACCTTCTCGTTCTCCTTTGCTAGGACCAGCTCAACAACTACGTTGAAGTTAAGAGGTCTGAAATGAGCAGAGAAAACTGCTTACAGGAGGTAAATTCTCAGTGCAGTCCACAGCATCTACAGCGTTCCTCTTTCCAGAGGACGATGCTTCTAATGCTCCGTGTGCTGCACAGAAAATGTATCAACCAGGGCAGAAATGAAGAGACTTTTGCTCTGTCTCAGGCTGTCGAGGGCCTTTAGAATGCCGTCAATATGCCATCGGTAAGTACGCATATGCACATTCAAAGAAGTACAAAAATGCACCAAAAAAGTGTCAAGAGATCCAAAAGAGACATAGCATCAACACGCactcacaaacacacacatacacacacgctTCTGTCTGAGCAGGAAGGCTCAGTCTCCATAGTAGGAATCGCAATTTAATTTCAACATGTATGTGTGTTTGGAAGAAATCCAAGAATTTCCATACAAACTCCTCAGGTCCCAGATTGAACACTTTCATCCCTGTTTCTCTTAGATGAACAGTTTGTTGAAGTAAGAAATTGCACCTTGAAGAGACAGTATCCACATTCTTTTGGCCTACTGGAAACAACTTttaagccccccccccccctcccattcCCCTTTGACCTATCCAGCTCCAAATAATTTCCTTTGCCGTCATAGCACTAAGATCAAAAGTTTTAGTCCATACTCCTCAATGGCAACAAACAGCCACACAAATCTTAACAAGtcaagggaagaggaaaaagaaaacattttttttcttccacagatcACTCCTGACCTggcaaaaaagcagcagctggattATTGGTTGTATTGGTTGTATAGCACATTATAAGAACCTTCCTGCTTTTACCTTCTATAAAAGGAATGCAGGTTAGGGTTGCATTCTAAAGAATGAGCCAGTTTCTCATCACTTCTCTTTATTAGCTACTTGTTATAAAAAGTTTGCAGTAGACAGAACTCCTCCTGGAATATTCAAGAGTTTGCTTTTATTATACAGGGTTCAACCCAACAGCGCTTACACCCAAACAAACTTTGGGTGGACCGACCAAAATTGTGAAAGACTAAGAGAGAGGTGCCGAGAGTGATACCCAGGAAATATCTTAATAGAATCTATCGCTAACACAACAGTGTCTCAACCCTCATGTAACCTTTATACGCGGATCTCCATCCTGTTACAGTTAGTGTACATACTCTGCAGTATCTGCATAAGATTCCTGCACTAACAACAGATACATAAATTAGATGGCACAGTGTAAATGCAGCTGAGCGGTCAAAAAGGAGGTAAATCAGCATAAGATCAGGATCACGAAGTTGTGTTGAGTTCTCAGTAGTGAACACACCAGATTCTATTGCACTGATCTTCagaaaagaatagaaacagCTCAGTATTAACAATAAAGAGAAGTTTCCTACTGTTCTCTGTGACTGCAGCATCATTCCATGCTGGGAATTGAAAATATACACTAAGAAGGAGCATTCTGATATCCATCTTTGCTGGAAAATGTATGTGACAGGAATTCTATAAAGAGTAGTCACTGTGGAAAGAGCTGtcattgaaaaacaaatggagcCAAGAAGCTGAGTACTGCTTCTAATCAGAGACATCAGAGAAGCATTAAAAgctctttaaaagaaacaccaggaaaaaacaaagactaTGGATCTGTCTGAAGGCTCTGCCACCAACATAATAGAAACATTGACTTGTTTGTGACATTGGAAAGATTTGATTCCTGTAACAGGTGAGATGCCTCAAGAGAAGTcacaaatgagaaaaggaaaaagataaatgttAATCTGCCTCCTTTTTCAAAGTACAACTTTCTTGAGTGttgcttttcccctctcctACATAATATCACAATTGTTTTCTAAGCCAAATGCTGAGCAATGAGATCCACCACACGCTAATTTCAAAGTCCTAGACAGACACTTGCTTGTAAACCTTTGCAACTCACCAATGAAGAGGACATGCAGTGTTATTCATAtcttacaaaaaatatatatatatatatatatgcagatgGCCCTACTCTTGGATTCCCAGGCATTTGCTGCTCTGAACTCTTTCCCAGTCCACTGGAAAAGTGTGTTAGAAATAAGCCTCAACCTTGGGAGGCTACGCTATAAAATCAACTCCCTCATCAATCCAGCTTGTGATGGAGGAACTCAGCTGTGCCAACTCCATTCAATAGGTGTTCCAGACCAGTTTGCAAACCATCCCTTAGAAGCTCTAGCTATCTCAAAGAACACAGCTGAGAACCTTCAGGGATGCTCTAAAAGGGTACCAGTACCAAGCTCCATCCTGAAATACAGCCCTGAGATCAACCCTCTGGATCATGCCATCTCTCTAAGACACACCACTGGTCCTTTTCTCTGCAAGTAAGACAACATCAGGCTGAAAGCCTATCTCcacaaatacatttaaactgTTGTTTAGTTCAGTGGGAGTTAAAGACATCACTCCATATATCAGATCTGAGCTAAAATCCTTTCCTCACATGTTCCCGTGAGCAGCTCCAGTCAATGTGCCAAGATGACATTGCCAACAGGACACCTGTGGCATGACCTCCATGTCAACAGTGACACTACTAAGCAGGTCTTTTGGAAACTATTTCATAGACTTCAGATTTCAGATTCTGGGAGGCCAAACCGTTTACATGCTCCACTTCAGCTAATCTAATTAAATAATGTTATCAAATTAATTAGCCTTTTAAcaataattatgaaaaataataacgAATAATTATGAGGATGCGATATCAGAGATGAGCAAGGATACCACAATCCAAGTCTTTTTGAGCCTCAGTACAGATTTTAACCGGGCAACAGGATGGATGTTTCTGATCTCTTCCAATGACAGTGGAGGGAAGAGGCTCCAGGAGATGCAATTTTTCCTGCTCCCAGTTTTACATCAACATCATAATGTGGTCTCACCAATGACTTCACATTTTGTATTTGACTACCCGCATATTGTTTTTAATCCATCTGTAGATTTCTTTTGTCAGTAGTAATTAGAGTGGAACATTTCCTTCCCCGGGGTGCAGTTCAGTAACATAATGCTTTTCATTAATACATGACGGGGGAAAGTACAGAATGTGGTGATCCTGGGTTTGAACATACATCTACGAAATGGCAAGCTAATGAGTTAATGTCTGGGtagaggagggagggaaataTAAAGAAAGCCAGAGGGGCCACTGCCTGTGCAATGGATCTTTCTTCTAGCCTCAAGTATAGTGCTTTGGATAGAGCAATTACTGCAAGCTGTTCCAAAGAATAGATAAATGATGAATCAAAGCCAGGATAGCAGTATCAGAACTCATGCACAAGGAAGATGCATTATGGTGCATAGTTTCAATTATTATATTTGCTTGTTCCACTTGTGAATTAGCCAGCTATGATAAATGTTATCATGCTGCTGTTTCCTCTGCATTTCTCAAAGTGATCTAAAAGATGAAAGAGCTTCGAACTCTGAATATTAATTACTAATAAAATCgcagcattattttttcttttttctttcttttttctttttttttctactttttgtcTTTCCAGTCTCTTTTGAGTATTAACGTATGGCAGCACTCCTTACACTGTCAGAGAGTAAGGTGAAGGAGGGCTCTGGAATATTTGCTAATTACAATGTTCACAAAAGGAGAGAGAACTGAATGCTGAAGGCTCTGGGGATGATATTTCAAGCCTAAAATTAGCAGACAGCTTTGGTTGCCTGGATTCCATAATGCAAACTACAATTGCGTAAGTTGTCCGTGTTGATTGCTATCTTCAAGTCTTTTTACTCCCATCATAAGGTTTAGGAAAATTTGTTCACACAAGCACCAGTTGGAGATAGAGACACATCTTAGAATATGTAGAAAGAGCCTGAGAGAGATGTATAAGAAGAGAGATGATGAGAGAGATGTATAATGAAGAGATGTATAAATTGAGACTCATCCTAGTTTTGGATGCTGCAACCAAATCGACAGGGTTACCATACTGAAAGACTACATGACAGAAAATTGCCCTCAGCAGTTTTAGCTTACCAGTTCACAGCAACATAAAGCCACCAGTGCCTGAGGACAGTCCAACTAGGGTCAGCTCAACAGCTGTAACATCCACCTAAGGTATGCAAAACATATCGGCATTACTCAGGTTGAATAGGGTCTTGCTTTCACTGAAGAAACCAGCAAAAACCTGACCAACAGATCAGGAGAGCTATGAATGTAAACTCAGATATGGGTTAGGAAACAGGAGAGGAGAGCAAAATCATCCACAAAAACAATCTTTGTTCAAGCTAATAAGGCCAAGCATAGATCACGTCTGAGCAGAGAATATCTCCCAGTACGATTCTACCCAGATCAAAGTATGACAGTCTTCAGTATCACCTCACTGGTGTTTTTGACTGGAAACTATCCCTCCTCTTGAGAacaatgtctttcttttcatctttctttttttaatttttgccttGCTACTAGTTTTTTGGGTGAAAGCTCCCATGTAGATGTTATCCATATCTTCAATAATTGCAAACCATGTTTTGGCAAAGGCTGCCAACAGTTTTCATGGCTCTAATTCGGTCTCAGAGCTCAGATTAACTAGCACAAGCATCCCAAAGTGCCTTCCATCTGTAATCAGTTTCTCTGTGTCCAGTGTcattattccatttatttttactttggtGCATCATTATGTTGGCTAAGCCTTTTCATATGGTTTGTCTTACTGAAGTTCCCAAAATAAAGTTTGATATTAAAGACAGATGACAGGCAGGCTGCTTAGAAagactatttctttttcagctctgtgaatATTATGCAGTTCTGGTTGTTGACAGTAGCTGTGGCACGATTCTCATTGTAATCTGTGCAAATTCCAGTCAATAACAGTGTCTTGTtgaaatatgcattaaaaagtCCATAACATTAGTGTAATGGACATTCTCCAACACATCTTTCTGGTCTGGTTTCCTcataaagattttaaatgacTGTCTTAATTGGATCCTAATATTAACAGGAATATTACATAAAGTTAAATGAGGACATAAACTCCAACTGAAAGGTACCTCCACCCAAGACCTTGCTCTAGGGTCTGTAGAGCAGCAAATCATTCTGGAACAATTCTCTTCTCCATCCTGACTGCATTGGCTGCTCTTTTTTAAGCTTCCTACAACaaatgattcctttttttttttttttttttttttctcttccataacAAAAGCTTCAAACTTGtcagataaaataagaaattaccCTGCTCAAGATGAATACACAGAAATCATGATTACTGCTCTGGCATTTCTTTGATCAAAGCACTAGGAAACCAATGAGACAACCTATAATACAGCAGATGATTCTGATTCTACAGAGGAGTCCCAACAGAAGTCTATTGCTGAATACTACTGTACATCTTCTCCATACAATAACAATCAAGAACCTATTCTGAATCCTTTAACTAACATCCAGACACCCCACCTGGGTATGTCCCATTACAATTATCTTcgtaaagaatatatatatatacaaagtTCTGGCAAAGAAGCCCTAGTTAGATCAGTTGGGATCTTCCTTGAGCAGTGATGCAGACCAAGCAGAGTTGTGCCTGTAGAGTTCTACTGTTTCCCCTTTTGTTTCCATATCACAGCGTGCTCAGACAAAGCTATTTTGGTGCTTCACTGatcaaactgattttttttccctttgataaTATGAAATATGATAGGATAATAGGGTTGTTATGTAATCAAGGTTGACAGCAGGGAGCTAAATTTGTATTGTTTTGATGAACAGCACATTAGTGTGACATAAATAGATTAatctgatttattattattatttctaatgctTAATAATAGGGGAAATGAGACTCTGGGGGAATGACAGTGCATCACAAAGTGATATCAAAAGTCTGTGTGCTGTGGAAACACAGGTTAGGTACTTTGGATATTAGAACGTCTTCTCATAAGTAGACCTGCTTCTAAAGAGcgagcagagagaaagaaaggctCTCCTGAAAGAAGTAATACCTTAAGTGGAATAAAACTCATGTTGTACCAGAGAAAATATGCTGTGTAAAGCAGCACTGTGGGAAGAAAGCTGATATTCACATAGGTCAGTAAGCAGTCAGAAATGGAAGAGACAAAAATCACCTTTCATTGActgattttacattttctactaAAAAGCTGGTATTAACCCCTGACAAAAGCAACTTCTTTATAATGCTGCCTGTTCCAGTTCCAGACAGCCTGAGCCATTATTCACACATCAGTCAAGTACCACAAAAAACAAGACAGAGAGAAGCATTTTCAgcatattttgccttttttgctGATGCGTCACACAAGCGTTGTTGTGTTCGTGGCTGCTCACAAGGAAAAGTCCTGTAGGAGCTCATGTGAACATCTGAATGCAAGGAAGCTTGCAGAAGGAAATATCCTGCCTTATGTGCACCAGAAATATGGAATGGACAGAATCCCGAGTTCTTCAGACAGAAAGTAGAACTACATGAGAATAATGTTAAAACCCTAGGAAATGCAGATATTATTCCCAAATGCACCTCCCACAAACTCACTAACTGAAAAGTATCACTATGGATATGGATCTTTCATatccatacacacacattttatCATCTACATCCATAAACTATGACTGTGCTGTACAAGAGCATTTTGAAAGCCACCGTGTTTTAATGCAAAGACTCTAATTGGCAGATAACCCATGAGCCCCTGAATAAGAGGCTCCCCTGGTTAAATACCACCTATACTAAAATGTACCCTTCATTTAACTTTATTTATGGTTTCAGAGAGGAGAATGAGTAATAACTCAGCTGGAATATGTAACAGCTTTGAAATTCCAGAGTTCAACACGATTTACAGGACATTCCAAATTATTTTTGGAATTTTTGAGCAGAAatagaaattgctttttcttaaaggaaaaaagtgaaaagtgaAGCGATGCTTTCAAAAATGTAACTGCTTTTTGGCAAAACTGTTCAAAGTTTCGGCTGCAAGTCCTGTTATGAATGTTCTTCTTTAACAGGCAGATGGCATTTCACCCTCCTGAAATCTGTAACATCCCAAAGGTTTCCTGCTTTTCCCATGTGTCATGTATACACCAGCACTTCTACATGACGTGGACATGTACATACTCTTTCTTATATCTCCTCAGCAGAACAAGAAACCTACAATTATTTGCCGTTCTGGGATACTGTCAGCAAATCTATGAGAGAGAATTTGACAGCACTGTGAACCCTATGGGCTGCTCTTCGGAAACCAGCTTCTAGGTGGTTTTCACTGGAGTGCTTTAATACATCCTGAAGCTGCTTTTCTAGGTGCACTTGCTTCAACACTTTTGCCATAAGCATTTGCTTCAGGACATGGTACAAGCAGCACATCATTAATGCACCCAGCATGCTCCCCTACTACACTGATGAAAGTTATTCCCATATGCTAGGCTGGATTCTGGATTCATTCTCGTCCATTCTCGCTACGAATTGTAAGTTACTTTTTCACTAATCTTAATGGAGATTTTCATgccacagcattttaaaatccCAAAGGAAGTCACATGCTGAACTTAAAGGTATGaatccttccttttcatttacttgTTGAAACACAAATATCAAAATTATGAGAACACAAACATATTTGATACAGTTAATATCTTAAAGTCgaggagaacagagaaagaaggacATTCcttatttctcccttttaatGATCTTGATAGATGCCCTTTTGAAAGGATATCAACGTCCATCAGtacacagagctcagagctgggtttttttttgtgaaagcACACTAtccaccagaaaaaaaataataaatatagtAATATATGGAGGATTATTGCTTTTACACTGAAAGCACGAAATGGAAGAATCAGCAGGAGGTGCATAGTGCCAAAAAAAAGATGTGCTTTGTATGGCAAATTAACACAGAAGACGATTTAAAAGATAGGATTAAATGAAAGACAATGTTGCAGGTTTATAAAATTCCCAGTCCTACCCCTGCCAAATCAAAGATAAATCTCCCAAAGCACTAAAGCTTATGTAATCACTGCAAATTCCTATTGTCTTAAAAGGGAGCTGGATTAGGCCTCTAATTTGGTTTTGTAAAGTCTGTTTGGTCCAGATGAGTAACCAAGCAATGGATGATCTCCAAGGAACAACTCTACGACATCTCAACATCTTCTACAACAGCTTGCCAATGCAATCGCCCCCAGTGTTAACCTCTAAACACTGGAGTAAAGCTGATTTTGCCCATGAGTGCTAAATGCCTTTTGCCTTTCCGCATAGCAAAGAAGCAATATCACGTCTAATCTCACAAGTTCCCAGTGAGCCAAACACAAGATACTGTCCCTTGAATTCTTCCTGAGACCAACAAAGGCTTTCCATTATTTACAAATCAAAAGCATTTAGAGAcaatcatctttattttttattaaaacaaggAATGCTCTGTCACtattatataagaaaaaatatacatccACCTATTTATACCCATCCTAATCCAAGCATTCCAAAAAAATAGAATTCCTATTCATGCAGGTAACTGCTgcacaataaaataataataaaataaaaataatattaataataataattttcataaataaaataaaagcaacaaaatacacTCCCTAATCCCAACAATTCTTCCAATTCATCTTAAGGAATTCCATCCACAAATTGTTGGAACGGCTACAAACGACGAAAAGAAAATATAGTTAAATCAATAGGATTACTTGCTTTTGATTATTAATTCCATTGCtagtttttcttgtgtttttattatGCATACCAGTTTTACAAAGTgcatgctttattttactttttaaatttcGAACTGGCAAGTTAAAATGATCcatcattttctgcctttttttttttttcttttgtaatgatAATACAATCTAAAATCTAGCATTAAAAAATTTATCATGATACACCTGGTATATTGACTGCTTATGGCGCATGCTTGTCTTggcaaataaaacaacaaattggctcccctccccacctccccattCTGTTTGGAAGCAATcgaaaagagaaaagcaggcCGGAACACAATTGCctcaagggaaaaataaaataatacctGATGCTTTAGTTATTTGTCGCATGGCACTAGTTGTGGAATTGCACGCgcacacacccacacacaccCAACACACACATAAGCACGCACGCACGCTGCAACCTGCCCATGAGGAAAATAGTTTATTAGGTCAGGAGTGCCAGTGGCACATGAAGgctcccagctgtgtgtgcaaCTTTGGATTTGGTACCCACTTCACGTCACCTTGAATCCTCTGACATCCACCGAGGGGGTAATGTAAGGCATACTTTGCTGGAACAGTAATAATCCATGCTTCATGCTCAAGAGCTGAGTCTCAGAGGAGGACTGGCTTTCTCTACTCCCTTTGGCCTCACTCCGTCTCACTcaaggaacaaaaaaacccaaaacaacagagaaggactggagaaaacaaggaaagcaaaagaagacaAATCGCTTTAAATGGACTTTCGCCTTCTCATCAGCCTGTGGTTATCTGTAAAGCTGTGCAACCCAGGTGAGATGGAGCTGACAGGAGATGGGAAAAGGctgttttttaatgtgcttgGTGAGATCTCCTCTATCTTGTAAGAGATGGAGTGAAAGTACTGGGGGTTCAGCTTCGAGCTGAACGAATTTTGGTGGGACACCACCCGGCTGGTGTACTCATGGGACCTGTAACACATGCAGGAACAAACTGACTGAAGGTCTGTTACTTCGGCCTTGTATCGTGGCCGACCATGCTGGGAGTCCTCTTGGATGTGGATAATCATGCTGTTGCGGTTCCCTGCCAGGGACGCCCGTTCTTCAGCATCCCGCCTCTCATCCTCACTGTTCATGGTTAAGAACCTGAGAACAACCAGATTTAGAAATGCCCCAATGACTGTCAACCCCACTAGAATGTACATAAAGCTAAAAGCCACGTAGAGAGGCTTCTTTTGAAGGGCCCCTTTGGTCTGCAGGGCCACATAGTCTCCAAAACCTATCGTAGTCAATGTTATAAAGCAGTAATAGTAAGCATGGAAAAAGCTCCATTCCTCATACTGGGAAAAGGCTGCTGCTCCAATGCAGAGTGTTCCCATGCAGGAGAAGAAACCCACAGTGACCATGTTTTCCATGGAGACCTCGGTGCTCCTCATCCCACAGCACTTTTTGATGCGTTTCAAGAGGTACTTGACGAAGGTGTTCATGCGCTCTCCCAAGCTCTGGAACATGACGAGTGTCAGTGGGATCCCCAGGACCGCGTAGAACATGCAAAAGGCCTTTCCTGCATCTGTTCCTGGGGCAGCGTGTCCGTAACCTGTGAGGGGGAATGAAAACACAGGAGAGTCAGAAATTAGTTGATTACCACAGCTCCCTTTCCAGACAGGCTGCACAAATCACTCCAGTGCTGCAGGTAGGTCCAAAGCAACAGCGGCTATGAGGGCATCTCAGTCACAGGACTTGCACATTTCCTTCGTGCATATCCTGTAGCCAAAGCAAATATCACACATTAAAAAGAGAACTGTAGACACAGGACTGGGAAAGATGAAGGAATCACCAATCTGCCTTACTTCATTGTTGCCAGCAGACACAGATCAATGGGAGCCTTTTTCAAACCATCTTCCATATAGAGTAAACCTTTCTCACAGGCACCATTCTGAAAGCAATTCACTTCTGAAAACTGGAATGCCACAGGATCTTAGGGTTTTAATACCTGCTCTACTTTCAGTTACTGAAGAATAAAGAGCTTACCAGCATCTCTCAGAGTTTTACAGCTTTTTCAAACAATCTgggaaagattatttttccatgCTGCTAAACTAATCCAGGACAGAGAGTGTACCATGTTTCATTGCATACTCTACAGAAAGTAAAATCACAGCTAGATCTTCATTCTAAATCCAACAAGCGTAGaagtttctgtttcaaaatgatttcagttttttCACATCACACTGTTTTACATTTCTTAAGACTGCAAGCGATAGTACTGAAGCTTCCAAAGTAGGATGGCTGGGAGACACGTGTGCGTGGTATGCAATGACCATGTGGGTACTGCAATAGAGATTTCCCTTAAAGACAATGAATAGAAATCCATACTTCTCAAGTGCAGTACCTCTCATCTACATCTAGATGCCTGAAACAAGTCACTAACTTATTCTCAGGATACACCTACTTCTCTACAGTGATTATAACTGAAATCACACGACAGACCTCAGTTGAAGATTAAAATACGTAAATCTAGGTATCTACATGTGTGCTAAGAGTCCAAGCTACTTTTATAGTCAACAAAGATTTAATGAGAATAGGCAGTAGTAAGTTACTTAACTGCCATTCCAACACCTGTCTACTGTACGTTGAGCTGTAGAGACAGTACTGACTGTTCCATTGACTGTATTCTCTAGGTGCCCATCAGACTGACCAGATTCCTGATGACTTCAGAAGATTCTAGGTATCTACTGCACAGATTCACAACCACATGGAAGCACCCAAACATTGGCATCTTCATTAAAAGCAGAGCTCCACCTTCAGTGACTATCAGCAACGTAGGTGTCCACATTGTAGACACGGAAGGTTTAAACCCACACAGAGGCATCTAGCATAATTTGAAACCCCTCAGTTTCCTTGATATccacacagagacacacataTACAGCCGACAaccttcaaaatgaaaagtaacaacaggacaaagaaaataaaatgaaagaaacagcaagaatgTCCTCCAAAAACTTGCACTTATTTCCTTAGCTCAGTTGCTAGTTACTGGGAAATGCATAGGAGGTAAGAACTAATTcgcaaatgaaaaaataaattaaaaataggaagTTCTTTTCAGGTGACAAAACAAATAGATTCACCAGTTATAATGGGATAGGTAGCCTGTTCTTTGTAAAAAGCAGTTTCCAAATTACCTGCAAGGGGAAGTGTCTTCAATAGACGGATGCTGAATTTGTTCCACCTGACTGTCCCTCAATAAAGGCTATAATTGCCTCTCATTACTAAGATCAGCTTTTGAACTACAGGGGTGTTAATTAAAGCAGGGACATCTTCTCATTTTATAGCTTTAGTTACAGCTgataaagagaaggaaagcttcagaaaatgttattttccagaTGGTTACAGAGATGGCAGTTGGTGGAAACAGCTTTCACTTTGGGTTTAAGGAAAAGGGTTGGGGTGAAAAAAGACTTATTTTGATATCACTATATTCTTTTTACTAAAGATATCCACAGAGACAGCTTAGAGATATTACAAAACATTAATATTATATACTTACACACTATGTCATTGTTGAACTTCTAAGATTTGTCACAGACTTCGTAATTGACTCAAATTCAGTAGTTTTAAGAAAGGAATCTACTATATCCTTGTTTACAGAtagcaaaacagagaaacaggcAGCAATAATTTCAGTCCAATTCTCGTAAGTacacaaaaaaatccagaaattcagatttctaTTTCATCCCATGCCATACTCAATACTACAATATCAGATACATGTCTTTTACCATATTTTAACTATGACactagagaaaagaaaggactTCAGTCATGGAGCTGGCATTAGATTTTGCAAATAGATTCATATATGGAGGATCCgagaaatgcatttct
The window above is part of the Coturnix japonica isolate 7356 chromosome 2, Coturnix japonica 2.1, whole genome shotgun sequence genome. Proteins encoded here:
- the KCNK9 gene encoding potassium channel subfamily K member 9 isoform X1, translated to MALRTGTAWFGQVLRRVSRLQGTWSRRSSSLLCLSSSQEPEQAGGERPQPQHKLPRSSRQPPRQLPHCCGCCGLSDPRAARGGHGPLTRPLLAAMKRQNVRTLSLIICTFTYLLVGAAVFDALESDNEMREEEKLKAEEIRLKGKYNITSEDYRQLELVIMQSEPHRAGVQWKFAGSFYFAITVITTIGYGHAAPGTDAGKAFCMFYAVLGIPLTLVMFQSLGERMNTFVKYLLKRIKKCCGMRSTEVSMENMVTVGFFSCMGTLCIGAAAFSQYEEWSFFHAYYYCFITLTTIGFGDYVALQTKGALQKKPLYVAFSFMYILVGLTVIGAFLNLVVLRFLTMNSEDERRDAEERASLAGNRNSMIIHIQEDSQHGRPRYKAEVTDLQSVCSCMCYRSHEYTSRVVSHQNSFSSKLNPQYFHSISYKIEEISPSTLKNSLFPSPVSSISPGLHSFTDNHRLMRRRKSI
- the KCNK9 gene encoding potassium channel subfamily K member 9 isoform X2; this translates as MALRTGTAWFGQVLRRVSRLQGTWSRRSSSLLCLSSSQEPEQAGGERPQPQHKLPRSSRQPPRQLPHCCGCCGLSDPRAARGGHGPLTRPLLAAMKRQNVRTLSLIICTFTYLLVGAAVFDALESDNEMREEEKLKAEEIRLKGKYNITSEDYRQLELVIMQSEPHRAGVQWKFAGSFYFAITVITTIGYGHAAPGTDAGKAFCMFYAVLGIPLTLVMFQSLGERMNTFVKYLLKRIKKCCGMRSTEVSMENMVTVGFFSCMGTLCIGAAAFSQFLTMNSEDERRDAEERASLAGNRNSMIIHIQEDSQHGRPRYKAEVTDLQSVCSCMCYRSHEYTSRVVSHQNSFSSKLNPQYFHSISYKIEEISPSTLKNSLFPSPVSSISPGLHSFTDNHRLMRRRKSI